In a single window of the Pedococcus dokdonensis genome:
- the rpsJ gene encoding 30S ribosomal protein S10, translated as MAGQKIRIRLKSYDHEVIDNSARKIVDTVTRAGATVVGPVPLPTEKNVFVVIRSPHKYKDSREHFEMRTHKRLIDIIDPTPKAVDSLMRLDLPADVNIEIKL; from the coding sequence ATGGCGGGACAGAAGATCCGCATCCGACTGAAGTCGTATGACCACGAGGTCATCGACAACTCGGCGCGCAAGATTGTCGACACGGTGACCCGTGCCGGTGCGACGGTGGTCGGCCCTGTGCCGCTGCCCACGGAGAAGAACGTCTTCGTGGTGATCCGTTCGCCCCACAAGTACAAGGACAGCCGCGAGCACTTCGAGATGCGCACCCACAAGCGCTTGATCGACATCATCGACCCGACGCCCAAGGCCGTCGACTCGCTGATGCGCCTCGACCTGCCGGCTGACGTCAACATCGAGATCAAGCTCTGA
- the rplC gene encoding 50S ribosomal protein L3: MTTTATKTVKGVLGTKLGMTQVWDAENRLVPVTVIQAGPCVVTQVRASATDGYDAVQIAFGAIDPRKVTKPLTGHFEKAGVTPRRHLVELRTADAAEYSLGQEVTVETFEAGQDIDVTGTTKGKGFAGVMKRHGFHGVSSSHGAHKNHRKPGSIGGCATPGRVFKGMRMAGRMGGVRQTTQNLTIHAVDVERGLLLVKGAVPGPRNGTVLVRTAAKGA, encoded by the coding sequence ATGACCACCACTGCTACCAAGACCGTGAAGGGTGTGCTGGGCACGAAGCTCGGCATGACCCAGGTGTGGGACGCCGAGAACCGGCTCGTCCCCGTCACCGTCATCCAGGCGGGTCCCTGCGTCGTGACGCAGGTGCGCGCCAGCGCGACCGACGGCTACGACGCCGTCCAGATCGCGTTCGGCGCCATCGACCCCCGCAAGGTGACCAAGCCCCTGACCGGGCACTTCGAGAAGGCCGGCGTGACCCCGCGTCGCCACCTCGTGGAGCTCCGCACCGCTGACGCCGCCGAGTACTCGCTCGGCCAGGAAGTCACGGTCGAGACCTTCGAGGCCGGCCAGGACATCGACGTCACCGGCACCACCAAGGGCAAGGGCTTCGCCGGCGTCATGAAGCGACACGGCTTCCACGGCGTCAGCTCCTCCCACGGTGCCCACAAGAACCACCGCAAGCCGGGCTCGATCGGTGGCTGCGCCACCCCGGGTCGCGTCTTCAAGGGCATGCGCATGGCCGGCCGCATGGGCGGCGTGCGCCAGACCACCCAGAACCTCACGATCCACGCCGTGGACGTGGAGCGGGGCCTGCTGCTCGTCAAGGGTGCCGTCCCCGGCCCCCGCAACGGCACGGTCCTCGTCCGCACGGCTGCGAAGGGAGCCTGA
- the rplW gene encoding 50S ribosomal protein L23 encodes MSSLAAGKDPRDILIAPVVSEKSYSLLDQGKYTFIVDPRANKTEIKIAVERVFGVKVDSVHTLNRVGKTRRTRFGIGKRKDTKRAIVTLREGSIDIFGAGA; translated from the coding sequence GTGAGCAGCCTCGCTGCAGGCAAGGACCCGCGCGACATCCTGATCGCACCGGTCGTGTCGGAGAAGTCGTACTCGCTGCTCGACCAGGGCAAGTACACCTTCATCGTCGACCCCCGGGCCAACAAGACCGAGATCAAGATCGCCGTCGAGCGCGTCTTCGGAGTGAAGGTCGACTCCGTCCACACCCTCAACCGAGTCGGCAAGACCCGCCGCACCCGGTTCGGCATCGGCAAGCGCAAGGACACCAAGCGTGCGATCGTCACCCTCCGCGAGGGCTCGATCGACATCTTCGGTGCCGGCGCCTGA
- the rplB gene encoding 50S ribosomal protein L2, whose protein sequence is MGIRKYKPTTPGRRGSSVADFVEVTRSTPEKSLVRPLTKSGGRNSNGRITTRHIGGGHKRAYRVIDFRRHDKDGVPAKVAHIEYDPNRTARIALLHYADGEKRYILAPRGLEQGANIENGPSADIKPGNSLPLRNIPTGTVIHAVELKPGGGAKIARSAGVRVQLVAKDGPYAQLRMPSGEIRNVDLRCRATVGEVGNAEQSNINWGKAGRMRWKGKRPTVRGVAMNPVDHPHGGGEGKTSGGRHPVSPWGQAEGRTRRPGKPSDKLIVRRRRTGKKR, encoded by the coding sequence ATGGGTATCCGCAAGTACAAGCCGACGACGCCTGGCCGTCGTGGCTCCAGCGTCGCCGACTTCGTCGAGGTCACGCGCTCCACGCCGGAGAAGTCGCTGGTCCGCCCGCTGACGAAGTCCGGTGGACGCAACAGCAACGGCCGCATCACCACCCGCCACATCGGTGGTGGCCACAAGCGCGCCTACCGCGTCATCGACTTCCGTCGCCACGACAAGGACGGCGTGCCGGCCAAGGTCGCTCACATCGAGTACGACCCCAACCGCACCGCGCGCATCGCGCTGCTGCACTACGCCGACGGTGAGAAGCGCTACATCCTGGCCCCCCGTGGCCTGGAGCAGGGCGCCAACATCGAGAACGGCCCCTCGGCCGACATCAAGCCCGGCAACAGCCTGCCGCTGCGCAACATCCCGACCGGTACGGTCATCCACGCCGTCGAGCTCAAGCCCGGTGGCGGCGCGAAGATCGCCCGCTCGGCCGGTGTGCGCGTGCAGCTCGTCGCCAAGGACGGCCCCTACGCGCAGCTGCGCATGCCGTCCGGTGAGATCCGCAACGTCGACCTGCGCTGCCGCGCCACGGTCGGCGAGGTGGGCAACGCCGAGCAGTCCAACATCAACTGGGGCAAGGCCGGCCGCATGCGGTGGAAGGGCAAGCGCCCGACCGTCCGTGGTGTCGCCATGAACCCGGTCGACCACCCGCACGGTGGTGGTGAGGGCAAGACCTCCGGTGGTCGCCACCCGGTCAGCCCCTGGGGTCAGGCCGAGGGCCGCACCCGCCGCCCCGGCAAGCCGAGCGACAAGCTGATCGTTCGCCGCCGTCGTACTGGCAAGAAGCGCTGA
- the rpsS gene encoding 30S ribosomal protein S19, translating to MPRSLKKGPFIDDHLQKKVDVQNEAGTKNVIKTWSRRSVISPDMLGHTLAVHDGRKHVPVFVTESMVGHKLGEFAPTRTFKGHVKDDKKGRRR from the coding sequence ATGCCTCGCAGTTTGAAGAAGGGCCCCTTCATCGACGACCACCTTCAGAAGAAGGTCGACGTCCAGAACGAAGCGGGTACCAAGAACGTCATCAAGACCTGGTCGCGTCGGTCGGTCATCAGCCCCGACATGCTGGGTCACACCCTCGCCGTGCACGACGGCCGCAAGCACGTCCCGGTGTTCGTCACCGAGTCGATGGTCGGTCACAAGCTCGGTGAGTTCGCGCCGACCCGCACGTTCAAGGGTCACGTGAAGGACGACAAGAAGGGGCGTCGTCGCTGA
- the rplV gene encoding 50S ribosomal protein L22: MEAKASARHVRVTPQKARRIVDLIRGKQAVEAIAVLRFAPQSASDPIQKVLESAIANARVKADKASEAFDERDLVISAAFVDEGPTMKRFRPRAQGRAARINKRTSHITVVVTPKTTKGGTR; this comes from the coding sequence ATGGAAGCCAAGGCGAGTGCGCGGCACGTCCGCGTCACGCCCCAGAAGGCCCGCCGCATCGTGGACCTGATCCGCGGCAAGCAGGCCGTCGAGGCGATTGCCGTGCTGCGGTTCGCGCCGCAGTCCGCGTCCGACCCGATCCAGAAGGTGCTCGAGAGCGCCATCGCCAACGCCCGGGTCAAGGCCGACAAGGCCTCCGAGGCGTTCGACGAGCGCGACCTGGTCATCAGCGCCGCCTTCGTCGACGAGGGTCCGACCATGAAGCGGTTCCGCCCGCGGGCCCAGGGCCGCGCGGCACGCATCAACAAGCGGACCAGCCACATCACCGTGGTCGTCACGCCGAAGACCACCAAGGGAGGCACCCGCTAA
- the rpsC gene encoding 30S ribosomal protein S3, which translates to MGQKVNPHGFRLGITTEHKSRWFADSTKEGQRYRDYVKEDVAIRKLMSEGMERAGISRVEIERTRDRVRVDIHTARPGIVIGRRGAEADRIRGELEKLTGKQVQLNILEVKNPEVDSQLVAQGIAEQLSARVSFRRAMRKGMQSATRAGAKGIRVQVSGRLGGAEMSRTEFYREGRVPLHTLRAQIDYGFYEARTTFGRIGVKVWIYKGDVTARELAQQQAAAPRPSRGPRRDGADRPARARRERPEAAATETAAEAPAAEATAASTEGEQS; encoded by the coding sequence ATGGGTCAGAAGGTCAACCCGCACGGCTTCCGCCTCGGTATCACCACCGAGCACAAGAGCCGCTGGTTCGCTGACTCCACCAAGGAGGGTCAGCGCTACCGCGACTACGTCAAGGAAGACGTCGCCATCCGCAAGCTCATGTCCGAGGGCATGGAGCGGGCCGGCATCTCCCGCGTCGAGATCGAGCGCACCCGTGACCGCGTCCGTGTGGACATCCACACTGCGCGCCCGGGCATCGTCATCGGTCGCCGCGGCGCCGAGGCCGACCGCATCCGTGGCGAGCTCGAGAAGCTCACCGGCAAGCAGGTCCAGCTGAACATCCTCGAGGTCAAGAACCCCGAGGTCGACAGCCAGCTCGTCGCGCAGGGCATCGCCGAGCAGCTCTCTGCTCGCGTGTCGTTCCGTCGCGCGATGCGCAAGGGCATGCAGTCCGCCACCCGCGCCGGCGCCAAGGGCATCCGTGTCCAGGTCTCCGGTCGCCTCGGCGGCGCCGAGATGTCCCGCACGGAGTTCTACCGTGAGGGTCGCGTCCCGCTGCACACCCTGCGTGCGCAGATCGACTACGGCTTCTACGAGGCCCGCACCACCTTCGGCCGCATCGGCGTCAAGGTGTGGATCTACAAGGGTGACGTCACCGCCCGTGAGCTGGCCCAGCAGCAGGCTGCTGCGCCGCGCCCGAGCCGTGGCCCCCGTCGTGACGGTGCCGACCGTCCGGCCCGCGCCCGTCGCGAGCGTCCGGAGGCCGCCGCCACCGAGACCGCTGCTGAGGCCCCCGCCGCTGAGGCGACCGCAGCCAGCACTGAGGGAGAGCAGTCCTGA
- the rpmC gene encoding 50S ribosomal protein L29 produces MAVGSKDLVSANLRGLDDDRLVDELRKAKEELFNLRFQSATGQLDNHGRLRAVRKDIARIYTELRERELGIGQSPSASAEEESA; encoded by the coding sequence ATGGCAGTCGGATCCAAGGACCTGGTGTCGGCGAACCTGCGTGGTCTCGACGACGACCGCCTGGTCGACGAGCTGCGCAAGGCCAAGGAGGAGCTGTTCAACCTCCGGTTCCAGTCGGCCACCGGCCAGCTGGACAACCACGGCCGCCTGCGCGCCGTCCGCAAGGACATCGCCCGCATCTACACCGAGCTGCGTGAGCGCGAGCTCGGGATCGGGCAGAGCCCGAGTGCATCGGCCGAGGAGGAGTCGGCATGA
- the rpsQ gene encoding 30S ribosomal protein S17: protein MTKNTKDDTVDEAVKAQDRNYRKTRQGYVVSDKMDKTVVVEVEDRVKHALYGKVLRRSSKVKAHDEDNAAGIGDRVAIMETRPLSATKRWRVVEILEKAK, encoded by the coding sequence ATGACCAAGAACACCAAGGACGACACCGTGGATGAGGCCGTGAAGGCGCAGGACCGCAACTACCGCAAGACCCGTCAGGGTTACGTGGTCAGCGACAAGATGGACAAGACCGTGGTGGTCGAGGTCGAGGACCGCGTCAAGCACGCGCTCTACGGCAAGGTCCTGCGGCGCTCGAGCAAGGTCAAGGCCCATGACGAGGACAACGCCGCCGGCATCGGTGACCGCGTCGCGATCATGGAGACCCGTCCCCTCTCGGCCACCAAGCGCTGGCGCGTGGTGGAGATCCTCGAGAAGGCCAAGTAA
- the rplN gene encoding 50S ribosomal protein L14, with the protein MIQQESRLRVADNTGAKEILCIRVLGGSGRRYAGIGDVIVAAVKDAIPGGNVKKGDVVKAVIVRTTKERRRGDGSYIKFDENAAVILKADGDPRGTRIFGPVGRELREKKFMKIISLAPEVL; encoded by the coding sequence GTGATCCAGCAGGAGTCGCGACTGCGTGTCGCCGACAACACTGGTGCCAAGGAGATCCTTTGCATCCGTGTCCTCGGTGGCTCGGGTCGTCGTTACGCCGGCATCGGTGACGTCATCGTCGCCGCCGTCAAGGACGCCATCCCCGGCGGCAACGTCAAGAAGGGCGACGTCGTCAAGGCCGTCATCGTGCGCACCACCAAGGAGCGCCGTCGCGGTGACGGGTCGTACATCAAGTTCGACGAGAACGCCGCCGTCATCCTCAAGGCCGACGGGGACCCCCGTGGCACCCGCATCTTCGGCCCGGTCGGCCGTGAGCTGCGTGAGAAGAAGTTCATGAAGATCATCTCGCTGGCGCCGGAGGTGCTCTGA
- the rplX gene encoding 50S ribosomal protein L24, which yields MADKKKMKIKKGDTVKVLTGKDRNSIGKVIAVYPETERVLVEGVNRVTRHTKAGQSARGTRTGGLVVQEAAIHVSNVAVVDPDDKKVGTRIKTRVETVERDGRTKTVRTRVAVRSGKDL from the coding sequence ATGGCTGACAAGAAGAAGATGAAGATCAAGAAGGGTGACACCGTCAAGGTGCTCACCGGCAAGGACCGCAACAGCATCGGCAAGGTCATCGCCGTCTACCCCGAGACCGAGCGGGTGCTCGTCGAGGGTGTCAACCGGGTGACCCGCCACACCAAGGCCGGTCAGAGCGCCCGCGGCACCCGCACCGGTGGCCTGGTCGTCCAGGAGGCTGCGATCCACGTCAGCAACGTCGCGGTCGTCGACCCTGACGACAAGAAGGTCGGCACGCGGATCAAGACCCGCGTCGAGACCGTCGAGCGCGACGGCCGCACCAAGACCGTTCGCACCCGTGTCGCGGTGCGCTCGGGCAAGGACCTGTGA
- the rplE gene encoding 50S ribosomal protein L5 has product MTQTEVSAAVTPRLKQRYADEIKGQLFTQFGYQNVMQVPGVVKVVVNMGVGDAAKDAKLIEGAIKDLSAITGQKPLVTKARKSIAQFKLREGMPIGAHTTLRGDRMWEFLDRLVSVGLPRIRDFRGLSPQQFDGRGNYTFGLTEQSMFHEIDQDRIDRVRGMDITVVTTATNDDEGRALLKALGFPFKEN; this is encoded by the coding sequence ATGACCCAGACTGAAGTTTCCGCAGCGGTGACGCCGCGCCTCAAGCAGCGCTACGCGGACGAGATCAAGGGCCAGCTGTTCACGCAGTTCGGCTACCAGAACGTCATGCAGGTGCCGGGCGTGGTCAAGGTCGTCGTCAACATGGGTGTCGGTGACGCCGCCAAGGACGCCAAGCTCATCGAGGGCGCGATCAAGGACCTCTCGGCCATCACCGGCCAGAAGCCCCTGGTCACCAAGGCCCGCAAGTCGATCGCCCAGTTCAAGCTGCGTGAGGGCATGCCGATCGGCGCGCACACCACGCTGCGCGGCGACCGCATGTGGGAGTTCCTCGACCGTCTCGTGTCGGTGGGCCTGCCCCGCATCCGTGACTTCCGTGGCCTGTCGCCCCAGCAGTTCGACGGCAGGGGCAACTACACCTTCGGTCTCACGGAGCAGTCGATGTTCCACGAGATCGACCAGGACCGGATCGACCGCGTGCGTGGCATGGACATCACCGTGGTGACGACCGCCACCAACGACGACGAGGGCCGCGCACTGCTCAAGGCGCTCGGCTTCCCCTTCAAGGAGAACTGA
- a CDS encoding type Z 30S ribosomal protein S14, with translation MAKTALVNKANKKPKFKVRAYTRCQRCGRPHSVYRKFGLCRICLREMAHRGELPGVTKSSW, from the coding sequence ATGGCGAAGACCGCCCTGGTCAACAAGGCCAACAAGAAGCCGAAGTTCAAGGTCCGCGCCTACACGCGCTGCCAGCGCTGCGGCCGACCGCACTCGGTCTACCGCAAGTTCGGGCTGTGCCGCATCTGCCTTCGCGAGATGGCTCACCGCGGCGAGCTGCCCGGCGTCACCAAGAGCTCCTGGTAA